The segment AAACCCTTTGCCCCAAAGCCTTTGACTTGCTGGATCTGCGCGCCGATCTGGGGCTGCGATCCTGTTTCAATACGGTGTTGCGCATGTGGAATCCTTCGCAAGCTCCCGCCACAGTGCAGGGTGTGTTTCATCCCTCCTATCGCAGCCTGCAAGCGCAGGCGGCCGAGATGCTCGGCCAGAAAACACTGAGCATCATCAAGGGTGGCGGCGGCGAGTTCGAGCGCCATCCCTCCAAGGACATCCTCTGTTTCGGCCTGCGCAGTGGCCGCCATATCCAGCAAAAGACCCCTGCACTCCTGTCCGAAACCCGACGCCTACATGAGGTAAACGATGCAATCGACCCCCTTGCCCTCTGGCACGGCAGGCTGCGCGACCCTTTCGCCGAAGCAACCGTAACCGGCACCGCAGCCCTCGCTCTATGGACGCTTGACCCCGCGTTGAGCATCCCCGACGCCGAACAACAAGCGCAGGCGCTCTGGGAATGCCGCGCCCGCTGTGAAGGAATATCCGCATGAAAACCTTTCCAATGTTTCTCCAGATGGCGGGCCGGCACGTTGTGATTGTCGGCGGCGGCGAACAGGCTGCTCAGAAAACCCGACTGATGCTTAAAACAGAGGCCCAGATCACGGTGTTCAGTGATGTGCTGGAGGAAGAGCTGGCAGCTCTTGCGACATCCGGCCGGATCACCCAACGCCGTGGCCCGATCCGCGCTGCGCATTTTGAACACACCGCGTTGGTGTTTATCGCGACCGGCTGCCGCGGCACCGATAGCGCTATTCACGGTTTGGCAAAGGCCGCAGGCGCAACCGTTAATGTGGTTGACCAACCGGCCCTTTGCGATGCGATCACCCCCTCTATTGTGGACCGTGATCCGGTTGTTGTTGCCATCGGCACCGAAGGGACGGCACCGGTTCTGGCCCGCCAGATCAAGACCCGCGTCGAACAGATGCTTGAGCCTGATCTGGGCGGGCTCGCGGCGCTGGTGGGACGGTTGCGCGCGCATGCAGCGCAGCACCTTGGTCCGCGCGCGCGCCGCGACCTATGGCGCTGGGTGTTCGCAGATACACCCCGCCGCACCCATGCGCGCGGAGCGCAACGCGAAACGGCACGGATGATCAAACAGGCCATCGTAACCGGCGATTTCGGACAGGAAACAAGCGGCAGTGTCGCATTGGTCGGGGCTGGTCCGGGGGCAAAAGACCTTATTACATTGCGCGGTGTCCAGCGTCTGCAAGAGGCCGATATCATCTACTACGACCGCTTGGTCGACCCCGAAATACTTGAGCTGGCAAGACGGGATGCAGAACGGGTTTATGTTGGCAAACGGCCCGGATGCCACAGCTGGCCACAAGAAAAGATCACGCAAACCATTGTCGCCGCTGCCAAAGGCGGCGCGCGTGTTGTGCGGCTGAAATGCGGTGACCCGGGCATCTTTGCACGGGGTCAGGAGGAACTGGACGCCCTGCGCGCTGCCGACATCCC is part of the Sulfitobacter geojensis genome and harbors:
- the cysG gene encoding siroheme synthase CysG translates to MKTFPMFLQMAGRHVVIVGGGEQAAQKTRLMLKTEAQITVFSDVLEEELAALATSGRITQRRGPIRAAHFEHTALVFIATGCRGTDSAIHGLAKAAGATVNVVDQPALCDAITPSIVDRDPVVVAIGTEGTAPVLARQIKTRVEQMLEPDLGGLAALVGRLRAHAAQHLGPRARRDLWRWVFADTPRRTHARGAQRETARMIKQAIVTGDFGQETSGSVALVGAGPGAKDLITLRGVQRLQEADIIYYDRLVDPEILELARRDAERVYVGKRPGCHSWPQEKITQTIVAAAKGGARVVRLKCGDPGIFARGQEELDALRAADIPVEIVPGVTAACGVAAASGQMLTEREHIDTLVLTTGHVTDGCAVPQILHNLTAGTCVALYMAVRATPEISAFLSARHGPQDIAVTIVAHAQTDAEIVIHCDIASLPETLVAHGITDTATLLLKLPKAGAQKSLGHHTTPEHAGLCDIAVRSRHA
- a CDS encoding glycosyl transferase family protein, which codes for MTLAPFVRIVAQGKGRARALTLTEAQEAMTVILEGRAAPEAVGALLMVLRLRGEEPQEIAGFTVALRAHVTGVLPAADLDWPSYAAGRSRGAPLYLLAARLVAQTGVRISMHGHNAYQNATLRPDDIRRLAGPQVRYDPLQTLCPKAFDLLDLRADLGLRSCFNTVLRMWNPSQAPATVQGVFHPSYRSLQAQAAEMLGQKTLSIIKGGGGEFERHPSKDILCFGLRSGRHIQQKTPALLSETRRLHEVNDAIDPLALWHGRLRDPFAEATVTGTAALALWTLDPALSIPDAEQQAQALWECRARCEGISA